The following is a genomic window from Acidobacteriota bacterium.
TTTGACTATGCAACAATTTATACCCTGTAGCGCTGGAGAATGCGTACATTAATTCATCCTTTCTAGATGGATCTTCATAATCAGAAGGTTCTATTGCAAACATATGGCCAAACTCATGAGCCAGAGTCCAATCCGGATGATCTCCACAAGCGTCTTCTAACATGATGCTAACATAATTGCAAACGCCCCCAGCATCTGGCGAAGATGGATTCTCGTCTCTTTGATACTCCCACACAAAAAACACATTAGAATGATAAATATCGGCAAAAGCTGTTACATCACTCCATTCTGTTTCCCAAGTGACAGTATTGCCGAGATCTTTGGGAATTACCGGAAAACGAACTGAATCAAGTCGGCCTGGAATTTCGAGGGGCTTTTCGGTCGGCACTTCGAGAGGCAAAAATCCAGAATTTCCATTGGCATGACTTGAGACACACCTTTGCCTCGTATCTGGTGATGGAGGGGGCTTCTCTGCTTGCGGTGTCGACCTTGCTCGGTCATCGGGATTTATCGATGACCAAACGGTACACACATCTGTCGCCCGAGTATCTGAAGAATGGTGTGGAGCTCATCTCGGATCGTATTTCGGGGAAAAAGGCTGTAAGCGTGGTGGTAGCTTCATGAAGCGGTTCGGGAATAAATGAAAGAATCGCTGCATTACAGGGCTAGCCGGTGTCCTTTAACTCCATAGAGCATGCGGTTTCACCAAACTTGAACTGGTTCAGAATTTCGATATTTTAATGATCTATTCGTTTTGAAAGATCAGTAAGCGCTCTCGCATTCCTTCTATAACGAAGCTGGACAATTGGCAGGCTGCGTGGACGCCACGTCGTCTATGGAGATCCACGATCACTACAGCGCTATCCGGACCCATCTCCTCAATCAGATTCTCTAGTCTATCGATCACACAAACTATTAGTTTCCCCTTCCTGCGGAGTTGATGAAAGGGGAAGCAGGGGCGGTCGGGGTCTCCTGCGGGTATTCAAGATGTGATCCGGGAGACGCTATTCGGAAGTCAGAATCCCCTTTGTCCTGCTGAGGAATCATATGGGAGAATGGGGAAAATTTGGGGAAAAACAAAAAGTGGAAAGATGATCGGGCGTTCCCGAAATCTCGGAAACGCCCGATTTTATTGGTGCCGAAGGTGGGAATCGAACCCACACGAACCTTGCGGTCCGCTGGATTTTGAGTCCAGTGCGTCTGCCAGTTCCGCCACTTCGGCGAGCTCGTTGTCA
Proteins encoded in this region:
- a CDS encoding tyrosine-type recombinase/integrase, translated to MNQVGLEFRGAFRSALREAKIQNFHWHDLRHTFASYLVMEGASLLAVSTLLGHRDLSMTKRYTHLSPEYLKNGVELISDRISGKKAVSVVVAS